One window of Meiothermus sp. CFH 77666 genomic DNA carries:
- a CDS encoding NUDIX hydrolase, whose protein sequence is MAGGNGPQALPQSRRRVTSAGGVVLRERAGGKGLEVLLIAIKDGRVWSLPKGQVEPGERFFQTAIREVREETGIEAKVLAPLGSIRYHFTVKDDGIQTTVTKEVHHFLMGYVGGTPRPQKEEVDGVDWFLVPEALKRLSHQNERDAVIRALMHWEAKAIAGTHG, encoded by the coding sequence GCACTGCCGCAATCCCGCCGCCGTGTGACTTCGGCGGGGGGAGTAGTATTGCGCGAGAGGGCCGGAGGGAAGGGCCTCGAGGTTCTTCTAATCGCCATCAAGGACGGGCGGGTCTGGAGCCTGCCCAAAGGCCAGGTGGAGCCGGGGGAGCGCTTTTTTCAGACAGCCATCCGCGAAGTACGCGAAGAGACCGGCATCGAGGCCAAGGTGCTGGCGCCCCTGGGCAGCATCCGCTACCACTTCACGGTCAAGGACGACGGCATCCAGACCACTGTCACCAAGGAAGTCCACCACTTCTTGATGGGCTATGTGGGGGGGACACCCCGGCCCCAGAAAGAAGAGGTGGACGGGGTGGATTGGTTTCTGGTGCCCGAGGCCCTCAAGCGGCTCTCGCACCAGAACGAGCGTGACGCGGTGATCAGGGCATTGATGCACTGGGAAGCCAAAGCTATCGCTGGCACCCATGGCTAG
- the solA gene encoding N-methyl-L-tryptophan oxidase, with protein sequence MKTADVAVVGLGAMGSASLYQLARRGARVIGIDRHVPPHTYGSSHGETRITRQAIGEGAAYVPLVLRSHQIWRELEAQTGASLFLACGGLILSGAVGQALHHGKPQFLQRTLEAARQFGIPHEVLNPAQIEARFPQFSLKGDETGYYEPGAGLVYPERCVQVQLEQAQRLGAAVHTGETVRRIVPLKDGVEIETDQARYQAAQVVVSAGAWAAELLGEPLARVLRVYRQVLFWLEAHDPQAYLPERFPIFIWMFGSAEGEHFYGFPQVSQGVKVATEQAHTPTHPDQVQRQVTQAETQAMLRYVQGRLKGLGPGCLKSATCLYTSTADGDFILDHHPDSERILVASPCSGHGFKHSAAVGEALAELALHGQTPFDLTTFRLARRPAWS encoded by the coding sequence ATGAAAACTGCCGACGTAGCCGTGGTGGGCCTGGGTGCCATGGGCAGCGCTAGCCTGTACCAGCTGGCCCGGCGCGGGGCCAGGGTAATTGGGATAGACCGGCACGTGCCCCCGCACACCTACGGCTCCAGCCACGGCGAGACCCGCATTACCCGGCAGGCCATCGGCGAGGGGGCCGCTTACGTGCCGCTGGTGCTGCGTTCGCACCAGATATGGCGGGAGCTCGAGGCCCAGACCGGCGCCTCGCTTTTTTTGGCCTGCGGGGGCCTGATTCTGAGTGGTGCGGTGGGCCAGGCCCTGCACCACGGCAAGCCGCAGTTTTTGCAGCGCACCCTGGAGGCCGCCCGGCAGTTTGGCATTCCCCATGAGGTGCTGAACCCCGCCCAGATTGAAGCCCGCTTCCCACAGTTTAGCCTGAAGGGCGACGAGACCGGCTACTACGAGCCGGGGGCGGGGCTCGTTTACCCCGAGCGCTGTGTGCAGGTGCAGCTCGAGCAGGCCCAGCGCCTGGGTGCTGCCGTACACACCGGCGAAACCGTCCGGCGAATCGTTCCCCTGAAAGACGGGGTAGAGATTGAAACCGACCAGGCCCGCTACCAGGCCGCCCAGGTGGTGGTCAGTGCGGGGGCCTGGGCCGCCGAACTGCTGGGGGAGCCCCTGGCGCGGGTGCTGCGGGTCTACCGGCAGGTGCTGTTCTGGCTCGAGGCCCACGACCCCCAAGCCTACCTGCCGGAGCGCTTTCCCATCTTTATCTGGATGTTCGGCAGCGCCGAGGGAGAACACTTTTACGGCTTCCCCCAGGTTTCGCAGGGCGTGAAGGTGGCCACCGAACAGGCCCACACCCCCACCCACCCCGACCAGGTGCAGCGCCAGGTAACCCAAGCCGAAACCCAGGCCATGCTGCGCTACGTGCAGGGCCGCCTGAAGGGGCTGGGCCCCGGCTGCCTCAAGAGCGCTACCTGTCTGTACACCTCCACCGCCGATGGCGACTTCATTCTCGACCACCACCCCGACTCCGAGCGCATCCTGGTGGCCTCGCCCTGCTCCGGGCATGGCTTCAAGCATTCGGCGGCAGTGGGGGAGGCCCTGGCCGAGCTGGCCCTGCACGGGCAAACCCCCTTCGATCTGACCACCTTCCGTCTGGCCCGAAGACCGGCCTGGAGCTAA
- a CDS encoding NADPH:quinone oxidoreductase family protein, producing MKAIQVHRAGGPEVLQLTDLPKPNPGPGQVLIRVEAAGLNFADILYVAGEYLVRTRYPTVPGMEFAGVIEALGEGAVGLQVGQRVAALGGSGAFAEYAVVHARSVLPVPPGMSAAEAAAFPVSYFTAYFALQTQARAQPGEWVLIQAAAGALGTASIQIAKALGLRVVALASSEEKLALCRSLGADVTLLNTQDNLVDAVKNATEGHGVDILMEVVGGAGFAHSLKMLAYRGRLLVIGSASREMAQMYPVGLMKGNQSVIGVWLTPFLSDPALMQAATAFLMPLLASGKVKPVVGERFKLEEAALAFEFVMSRKNTGKVILEP from the coding sequence ATGAAAGCCATCCAGGTACACCGCGCCGGCGGCCCCGAAGTGTTGCAACTCACCGACCTGCCCAAACCCAACCCCGGCCCCGGACAGGTGCTCATCCGGGTCGAGGCGGCAGGGCTCAACTTTGCCGACATCCTGTACGTGGCGGGCGAGTACCTGGTGCGTACCCGCTATCCCACGGTTCCGGGTATGGAGTTTGCAGGCGTCATCGAAGCCCTCGGCGAGGGGGCAGTGGGGTTGCAGGTGGGGCAACGGGTGGCGGCATTGGGGGGGAGCGGGGCTTTTGCCGAGTATGCAGTAGTCCATGCCCGCTCAGTACTGCCGGTTCCACCAGGCATGAGCGCTGCCGAGGCAGCGGCTTTTCCGGTTTCCTACTTCACCGCCTACTTTGCCCTGCAAACCCAGGCGAGAGCCCAGCCGGGGGAATGGGTCTTGATTCAGGCGGCAGCCGGAGCGCTGGGCACGGCCTCAATCCAGATTGCTAAGGCCCTGGGCCTGCGGGTGGTGGCCCTGGCCAGCAGCGAGGAAAAACTGGCCCTGTGCCGTAGTCTGGGGGCCGACGTGACCCTGCTCAACACCCAGGACAACCTGGTGGATGCCGTCAAAAACGCCACCGAGGGCCACGGAGTGGACATCCTGATGGAGGTGGTGGGGGGTGCGGGCTTTGCCCACAGCCTCAAGATGCTGGCTTACCGGGGCCGCTTGCTGGTGATTGGTTCGGCCTCGCGCGAGATGGCCCAGATGTACCCGGTGGGTCTGATGAAGGGCAACCAGAGCGTGATTGGCGTCTGGCTCACCCCCTTCCTGAGCGACCCCGCCCTGATGCAAGCGGCCACCGCCTTCCTGATGCCTTTGCTGGCTTCCGGTAAGGTCAAGCCGGTGGTGGGCGAGCGGTTCAAGCTGGAAGAGGCCGCTCTGGCTTTTGAATTCGTGATGAGTCGGAAGAATACCGGCAAGGTGATTCTGGAACCCTGA
- the crtI gene encoding phytoene desaturase family protein produces MAKTAIVIGSGIGGLAMGLRLQSLGFDTTIVEKLDGPGGRAYVRKVDGFTFDMGPTVITVPHFIEELFSLERGQSNLHLPDFPAEVLGDDKRIKAGLSGGPNTSKYVQIVPILPFYRIYFDDGTFFDYDGDPENTRHQVAALGEPGDLEGYERFHADARAIFERGFLELGYTHFGDLGTMLRVVPDLLRLDAVRTLFSFASKYFKSPKLRQVFSFETLLVGGNPLSVPAIYAMIHFVEKTWGIHFALGGTGALVNAFVRRFEELGGTMRYNAEVRKINVVREGSKKIARGITLADGTVLHADIVVSNADYANTYLKLIEPQYRFWQSDLVVKNRPQSMSLVVIYFGFRADGTEGQKLRHHNIILGPRYEELLRDIFGRKVLARDFSQYLHIPTLTDPSLAPPGHHAAYTLIPVPHNGSKLDWDLLGEPFVNKVLRFLDERGYLPGLMERLVHKSFITPDYFEHTLNSYLGNAFGPEPILAQSAFFRPHNRSEDIANLYLVGAGVQPGAGTPSVMMSAKMTARLIAQDFGIVDRAVDNKPSKEPVGV; encoded by the coding sequence ATGGCGAAAACCGCAATTGTCATTGGTTCGGGGATTGGGGGCCTGGCGATGGGCCTGCGTTTGCAAAGCCTGGGCTTCGATACCACCATCGTGGAAAAACTGGACGGCCCCGGTGGGCGGGCCTATGTGCGCAAAGTGGACGGCTTCACCTTTGACATGGGGCCTACTGTCATCACGGTGCCACACTTTATCGAGGAGCTGTTCAGCCTCGAGCGGGGACAGTCCAACCTGCATCTACCCGACTTTCCCGCCGAGGTACTGGGGGATGACAAGCGCATCAAGGCGGGCCTTTCGGGCGGCCCCAACACCAGCAAGTACGTCCAGATTGTGCCCATCCTGCCCTTCTACCGTATTTATTTTGACGACGGTACCTTCTTCGACTACGACGGCGACCCCGAGAACACCCGCCACCAGGTAGCGGCCCTGGGCGAGCCGGGCGATCTGGAGGGCTACGAGCGCTTCCACGCCGATGCCAGAGCCATTTTTGAGCGGGGGTTCCTGGAACTCGGCTACACCCACTTTGGCGACCTGGGCACCATGCTGCGGGTGGTGCCCGACCTGCTGCGCCTGGACGCCGTGCGTACCCTGTTCAGCTTTGCCAGCAAGTATTTCAAGTCGCCCAAGCTGCGCCAGGTGTTCAGCTTCGAGACCCTGCTGGTGGGGGGCAACCCCCTGAGCGTGCCCGCCATCTACGCCATGATTCACTTTGTGGAGAAAACCTGGGGCATCCACTTTGCCCTGGGCGGCACCGGCGCCCTGGTGAACGCCTTCGTGCGGAGGTTCGAGGAGCTGGGCGGCACCATGCGCTATAACGCCGAGGTTCGGAAAATCAACGTGGTGCGCGAGGGCAGCAAAAAAATTGCCAGGGGCATCACCCTGGCGGACGGCACCGTGCTGCACGCCGACATCGTGGTCTCCAACGCCGACTACGCCAACACCTACCTGAAGCTCATTGAGCCGCAGTACCGCTTCTGGCAGTCGGATCTGGTGGTGAAGAACCGCCCGCAGAGCATGTCGCTGGTGGTGATTTACTTTGGCTTCCGGGCCGACGGCACCGAGGGCCAGAAGCTACGCCACCACAACATCATCCTGGGGCCGCGCTACGAGGAACTGCTACGGGACATCTTTGGACGCAAGGTGCTGGCCAGGGACTTCAGCCAGTACCTGCACATCCCCACCCTGACCGACCCCAGCCTGGCCCCGCCCGGCCACCACGCGGCCTACACCCTGATTCCCGTCCCCCACAACGGCAGCAAGCTGGACTGGGACTTGCTGGGCGAGCCGTTTGTGAACAAGGTACTCCGGTTCCTGGACGAGCGCGGCTACCTGCCGGGCCTGATGGAGCGTCTGGTACACAAGAGCTTCATCACCCCGGACTACTTCGAGCACACCCTGAACAGCTACCTGGGCAACGCCTTCGGGCCGGAGCCCATCCTGGCTCAGTCGGCCTTCTTCCGGCCCCACAACAGGAGCGAGGACATCGCTAACCTTTACCTGGTAGGGGCCGGGGTACAGCCCGGCGCAGGCACCCCCAGCGTGATGATGTCGGCCAAGATGACCGCGCGGCTCATCGCGCAGGACTTTGGGATTGTGGACAGGGCTGTGGATAATAAACCCTCAAAAGAGCCTGTAGGTGTTTAG
- a CDS encoding SinI family restriction endonuclease: MDFSDLLESAKSAAEKLGKSWDIRLNVILRYCWDSPQKGAFPQIGRLVIDDTEGLSAYRKIGKDKQKVDVTDYLMQYLIRYFNARESQLALKEVQTIADPAVDVILEAFTQLEDLPAVSENHRISMAAENLLGELLERYIANRLEPHGWVWCAGNVVRSVDFLSQDLSIALQIKNRDNSENSSSSAIRDGTNIQKWFRIYSRTGRTNWENFPLEWENFPLKSGLSEDDFHRYIKDYAKGLK, encoded by the coding sequence ATGGATTTTTCAGATCTCTTGGAGTCTGCAAAAAGTGCCGCCGAAAAACTCGGGAAGTCTTGGGATATACGTCTCAATGTAATCTTGAGATATTGCTGGGATAGTCCCCAAAAAGGAGCGTTCCCTCAAATAGGGAGGCTAGTCATAGACGATACGGAGGGTCTAAGCGCTTACCGGAAGATTGGCAAAGATAAACAAAAAGTAGATGTTACAGATTACCTGATGCAATACCTTATTCGTTATTTTAATGCTAGAGAGAGCCAGTTAGCCTTGAAGGAGGTGCAAACCATTGCAGATCCCGCTGTGGACGTCATCCTGGAAGCATTCACTCAGCTAGAGGACTTACCTGCAGTTTCGGAAAACCATCGCATTTCCATGGCCGCTGAGAACCTACTAGGTGAGTTGCTGGAGCGCTACATAGCCAATCGCCTCGAGCCACATGGGTGGGTCTGGTGCGCGGGCAATGTTGTGCGGTCGGTTGATTTCCTTAGCCAAGACCTCAGTATTGCATTACAGATTAAGAACCGTGACAACAGTGAAAATAGCTCGTCCTCAGCTATTCGTGATGGAACGAACATCCAAAAGTGGTTTAGGATTTATTCAAGAACAGGTAGAACAAACTGGGAGAACTTCCCTCTTGAATGGGAGAACTTCCCTCTTAAATCGGGCCTCAGCGAGGACGATTTTCATAGGTATATCAAAGATTACGCGAAGGGCCTAAAATAA
- a CDS encoding DNA cytosine methyltransferase has product MHRFSHISLFSGAMGLDLGLEQAGFETLAFVELDPIARQTIHINLSRLGRNATVFEDVTQVTAQDLLDATNLRVGEVTLVSGGPPCQPFSTAGRRAAIQDPRGSLFRDFIRLIEGIRPRFFVMENVRGILSAAIRHRPIAERGKEARPLEPDELPGSAFQVILDEFTRLGYSYVYGLLNAANYGVPQIRERVIIIGSRDHEPVALPQPTHSRSGIGLPKWRTLREALANLSDPEPQFPPYPDSRLRFLQLIPEGGNWRNLPRELLPEAMGGALNSGGGKVGFYRRLAWDKPSPTITTSPAQKATDMCHPSELRPISVREAARIQGFPDDWIFYGSMADQYRQIGNAVPPRLGKAIGDSIVATIMGEKKATAIQTRLFELAS; this is encoded by the coding sequence ATGCATCGCTTTTCACATATTTCTCTGTTCTCAGGAGCGATGGGTTTAGACTTGGGTTTGGAGCAAGCTGGTTTTGAAACGCTGGCCTTTGTCGAGCTCGATCCCATAGCACGCCAAACCATTCATATCAATCTAAGCCGCCTGGGCCGTAACGCAACTGTTTTTGAGGACGTGACACAAGTAACAGCTCAGGATTTGCTGGACGCAACCAATTTACGAGTTGGTGAGGTCACTTTAGTCTCGGGTGGGCCTCCTTGCCAACCTTTTAGCACAGCAGGCCGCAGAGCAGCTATACAAGACCCCAGAGGCAGTTTGTTCAGGGATTTCATCCGGCTTATTGAAGGTATCCGCCCCCGCTTTTTCGTGATGGAAAATGTGAGAGGTATACTTTCTGCTGCCATTCGCCATCGTCCTATTGCTGAACGCGGTAAAGAAGCGCGTCCACTTGAACCCGATGAATTACCCGGCTCAGCTTTTCAGGTAATCCTCGATGAGTTTACTCGCCTTGGCTATTCCTATGTCTATGGTCTCCTAAATGCTGCAAATTATGGGGTGCCGCAGATACGTGAGCGGGTAATTATTATTGGTAGTCGCGACCACGAACCAGTTGCTCTACCCCAACCAACTCACAGCCGGAGCGGAATAGGGCTTCCAAAGTGGCGAACCCTAAGAGAAGCACTCGCAAACCTAAGTGACCCCGAACCCCAATTCCCGCCATACCCCGATTCACGTTTGCGATTCCTCCAACTGATTCCCGAAGGTGGTAACTGGCGAAATTTGCCACGTGAACTGCTTCCTGAAGCCATGGGTGGAGCACTTAATTCCGGTGGAGGAAAAGTTGGCTTCTACCGTAGGCTAGCCTGGGATAAGCCGTCCCCAACAATTACTACCAGCCCCGCTCAAAAAGCCACCGATATGTGCCATCCTAGTGAATTACGACCTATTAGTGTCCGGGAAGCTGCACGTATTCAGGGGTTTCCTGACGACTGGATTTTTTATGGTTCGATGGCTGACCAGTACCGCCAGATAGGAAACGCGGTTCCTCCCCGTTTAGGAAAAGCCATTGGGGATTCTATAGTTGCCACCATCATGGGTGAGAAGAAAGCCACTGCTATTCAAACTAGGCTCTTTGAACTTGCAAGTTGA
- the ilvA gene encoding threonine ammonia-lyase: MAIRLEDIQAAREVIRGVIAPTPTLPDPLTSEDLGAKIFVKAECLQRSGSFKIRGAYHKIASLTPEEKARGVIAPSAGNHAQGVALAASLQGIRSVIVMPQHAPLTKIVATRRLGAEVVLHGASFDDAVAHAHELQQQHGYTYVHAFNDEKIIAGQGSIGLELLEALPGLDVLVVPIGGGGLIGGIAVAVKSLRPEARIVGVQAVGCAPVNLSLRAGAPVSVPVAQTIADGIAVKRPGDLTLPLIRQYVDQVVEVTDDEIARGIAHCAQNLKLVVEGAGAAGMGAILAGKVPIQAGQIVATVLCGGNIDGNLLSRVIEQVMVRQGRYLLLKLAIVDRPGALARVVDHVAAAGANIIDIFHRRALWLAPLGKVGVELVLEVRDPQHGNEVVAGLEHAGYAVERENVGEWPG; this comes from the coding sequence ATGGCGATTCGACTTGAGGACATCCAGGCCGCCCGCGAGGTGATTCGCGGGGTCATTGCGCCGACGCCCACCCTGCCCGACCCCCTCACCTCCGAGGATCTCGGAGCCAAAATCTTTGTCAAGGCCGAGTGTTTGCAGCGCAGCGGTTCCTTCAAGATTCGCGGAGCCTATCACAAAATAGCCTCGCTCACCCCGGAAGAAAAAGCCAGAGGGGTAATTGCCCCTTCAGCGGGCAACCACGCCCAGGGGGTGGCGCTGGCGGCCTCGCTCCAGGGCATCCGCTCGGTGATTGTGATGCCCCAGCATGCGCCCCTTACCAAGATTGTGGCCACCCGCCGCCTGGGGGCGGAGGTGGTCTTGCACGGGGCCAGTTTCGACGACGCAGTGGCCCACGCCCACGAACTCCAGCAACAGCACGGCTACACCTACGTCCACGCCTTCAACGATGAAAAAATCATCGCCGGGCAGGGCAGCATCGGCCTCGAGCTCCTCGAGGCCCTGCCCGGCCTGGATGTGCTGGTGGTGCCCATTGGCGGCGGGGGCCTGATAGGGGGCATTGCCGTAGCGGTCAAGAGCCTGCGCCCAGAGGCCCGGATTGTGGGCGTGCAGGCGGTGGGCTGTGCGCCGGTCAACCTCTCGCTGCGGGCCGGGGCGCCGGTCAGCGTGCCGGTGGCCCAGACCATCGCCGATGGCATCGCGGTCAAGCGCCCCGGCGACCTGACCCTGCCCCTGATCCGGCAGTACGTGGACCAGGTGGTCGAAGTCACCGACGACGAAATCGCCCGGGGAATTGCCCACTGCGCCCAGAACCTCAAGCTGGTGGTGGAGGGGGCCGGGGCCGCCGGGATGGGGGCCATCCTGGCCGGTAAGGTGCCTATCCAGGCCGGGCAGATCGTGGCCACCGTGCTCTGCGGGGGCAACATTGACGGCAACCTGCTCTCCCGCGTGATTGAGCAGGTCATGGTGCGGCAGGGGCGCTACCTGCTGCTCAAGCTGGCCATCGTGGATCGTCCGGGGGCGCTGGCGCGGGTGGTGGATCACGTGGCGGCGGCAGGGGCCAACATCATTGACATCTTTCACCGCCGGGCCTTGTGGCTGGCCCCCCTGGGCAAGGTGGGGGTGGAGCTGGTGCTCGAGGTGCGCGACCCCCAGCACGGAAACGAGGTGGTAGCGGGCCTCGAGCATGCCGGCTACGCCGTCGAGCGCGAAAACGTGGGCGAGTGGCCAGGCTGA
- a CDS encoding VWA-like domain-containing protein has product MSETAPKPEPGPESPVPVLDRRISASLFRLRRRSPFFATLALFAHYRPSLAIPTAATDGRDVFYNPQFMAALSDDHFDGVLLHEVLHAALLHVTRRSHRDPQRWNIAADVVVNGILVGQGFSLPEGHVRNFELERLAVEEVYALLPQEPQASVELDLLEAPPEDALEAEPREGEADKGPLPGRGKPARKRVEGGALGEAEKAAIERHWKKAVQQAQAVVRGLGKGSLPAGLERAFGLLEPSELDWKALLWRFLVRTPTDFVGYDRRHLGRGLYIETLEGESLTVYIAVDTSGSVDDALVRRFLGEVQGILRAYPHLKARLYYADAALYGPHELKADSEIPPPQGGGGTSFVPFFEEVARGAHEGVCVYLTDGYGDFPAEAPQLPTLWVVAPGGLDSASFPFGEVARLL; this is encoded by the coding sequence ATGTCCGAAACGGCCCCAAAACCAGAACCCGGCCCGGAAAGCCCCGTGCCGGTGCTGGATCGCCGCATCAGCGCCAGCCTGTTCCGCCTTCGACGACGTTCACCCTTTTTTGCCACCCTGGCCCTGTTTGCCCACTACCGGCCCAGCCTGGCCATTCCCACGGCGGCCACCGATGGGCGCGATGTCTTCTACAACCCCCAGTTCATGGCGGCCCTCTCCGACGACCATTTCGACGGGGTGCTGCTGCACGAGGTCTTGCATGCGGCCCTGCTGCACGTAACCCGCCGTTCGCACCGCGACCCCCAGCGCTGGAACATCGCTGCCGACGTCGTGGTGAACGGTATCCTGGTCGGGCAAGGCTTCAGTCTGCCCGAGGGGCATGTCCGCAACTTCGAGCTCGAGCGCCTGGCGGTGGAGGAGGTCTACGCCCTGCTGCCCCAGGAGCCCCAGGCGTCGGTGGAGCTTGATTTGCTCGAGGCCCCTCCCGAGGATGCGCTGGAAGCGGAGCCTCGGGAGGGTGAAGCCGATAAGGGCCCACTGCCGGGCAGGGGCAAGCCTGCCCGGAAGCGGGTGGAAGGGGGTGCGCTGGGCGAGGCCGAGAAGGCCGCCATCGAAAGGCACTGGAAAAAAGCCGTCCAGCAAGCCCAGGCGGTGGTTCGCGGCCTGGGCAAGGGCAGCCTGCCGGCGGGGTTGGAGCGGGCTTTTGGCCTCCTGGAACCCTCGGAGCTCGACTGGAAAGCCCTGCTGTGGCGCTTTCTGGTGCGCACCCCCACCGACTTTGTGGGCTACGACCGCCGCCACCTGGGGCGCGGCCTGTACATCGAGACCCTCGAGGGCGAGAGCCTGACGGTCTACATTGCCGTGGACACCTCGGGCTCCGTAGACGATGCCCTGGTTCGCCGCTTTTTGGGCGAGGTGCAGGGTATCCTGCGGGCCTACCCGCACCTCAAGGCCCGGCTCTACTACGCCGATGCCGCCCTCTACGGCCCGCACGAACTAAAGGCCGACAGCGAAATTCCCCCGCCCCAGGGGGGTGGCGGCACCAGTTTTGTGCCGTTTTTTGAGGAGGTGGCGCGTGGGGCGCACGAGGGGGTGTGTGTGTACCTGACCGATGGCTACGGCGACTTCCCCGCCGAGGCCCCCCAGCTCCCCACGCTGTGGGTGGTAGCACCCGGGGGGCTTGATTCGGCCTCGTTTCCCTTTGGCGAGGTAGCCCGGCTGTTGTAG
- a CDS encoding MoxR family ATPase yields the protein MSPTELATYLSGLIEHRLKIATMLWGPPGVGKSSIVAQTARKYGLGFIDVRLSQLAPTDLRGLPVPVDGVSKWYPPEFLPRDGEGILFLDELNMAPPTMQGMAQQLILDRKVGSYELPEGWFVWAAGNRKEDRAAVFDMPAPLANRFIHLEVTPDLASFKAYGLQAGIHERILAFLSFRPALLHQMDAKSPAWPSPRSWEMASHLLKAGLDIAPVVGEAAAAELAAYVQVYEALPALNEILEGREGPPFPEETSARYALTLGLAFRAENARQALNAFRWMVEVAPSEWVQLLVSDLYPRLKQQGLGVFTMLVREEPRLQAYLAEHRELVLG from the coding sequence GTGAGCCCAACCGAACTCGCCACGTATCTATCCGGACTGATTGAGCATCGCTTGAAAATCGCCACCATGCTGTGGGGCCCGCCGGGGGTGGGGAAGTCCTCCATCGTGGCCCAGACCGCCCGCAAGTATGGCCTCGGTTTTATTGACGTGCGGCTCTCGCAACTGGCCCCTACCGACCTGCGCGGCCTGCCGGTGCCGGTGGACGGGGTCTCCAAGTGGTATCCGCCGGAGTTTTTGCCCCGCGATGGTGAGGGGATTCTGTTCCTGGACGAGCTGAACATGGCCCCCCCCACCATGCAGGGCATGGCCCAGCAACTCATCCTGGATCGCAAGGTGGGCTCATACGAGCTGCCGGAGGGCTGGTTTGTCTGGGCGGCGGGCAACCGCAAGGAAGACCGTGCGGCGGTGTTCGATATGCCGGCCCCGCTGGCCAACCGCTTTATTCACCTCGAGGTCACCCCGGATCTGGCCAGCTTCAAGGCTTATGGCCTGCAGGCCGGGATTCATGAGCGCATCCTGGCTTTTCTGTCCTTCCGCCCGGCCCTGCTGCACCAGATGGACGCCAAGAGCCCGGCCTGGCCCAGCCCGCGGAGCTGGGAGATGGCCTCGCACCTTCTAAAAGCCGGGCTGGACATTGCGCCGGTAGTAGGCGAGGCGGCTGCTGCCGAGCTGGCCGCCTACGTGCAGGTCTACGAGGCGCTGCCGGCGCTTAACGAAATTTTAGAGGGCCGGGAGGGCCCCCCGTTCCCCGAGGAAACCTCGGCCCGCTATGCCCTGACCCTGGGGCTGGCCTTCCGCGCCGAGAACGCCCGTCAGGCCCTGAACGCCTTCCGCTGGATGGTGGAGGTAGCCCCCTCCGAGTGGGTACAGCTGCTGGTCTCCGACCTGTATCCGCGGCTCAAACAGCAAGGGCTGGGGGTTTTTACCATGTTGGTGCGAGAAGAACCCCGCTTGCAGGCCTATCTGGCGGAGCACCGGGAGCTGGTGCTGGGCTGA
- a CDS encoding CYTH domain-containing protein: protein MGTETERKFLTRSLSWKQGAVGVTYRQGYLCREEARTVRVRIAGDKAYLTIKGQTQGMTRLEYEYPLPLADAQELLEQLCLRPLIEKTRYRTWYRGQVWEVDEFAGENQGLVVAEVELESPDQPLELPDWVGEEVTHDPRYLNANLVEHPFSRWG, encoded by the coding sequence ATGGGCACCGAGACCGAACGCAAGTTCCTGACCCGTTCTTTGAGCTGGAAACAGGGAGCGGTGGGGGTGACGTACCGCCAGGGCTACCTGTGCCGCGAAGAGGCCCGCACCGTGCGGGTACGCATTGCGGGCGATAAGGCATATCTCACCATCAAGGGCCAGACCCAGGGGATGACCCGCCTCGAGTACGAGTACCCTCTCCCGCTGGCCGATGCCCAGGAGCTGCTCGAGCAGCTTTGCCTCCGGCCCCTCATCGAGAAAACCCGCTACCGCACCTGGTACCGGGGGCAGGTCTGGGAGGTGGACGAGTTTGCCGGCGAGAACCAGGGCTTGGTGGTGGCCGAGGTGGAGCTCGAGTCACCCGACCAACCCCTCGAGCTGCCCGACTGGGTAGGGGAGGAAGTGACCCACGACCCCCGCTACCTCAATGCCAATCTGGTGGAGCACCCGTTCTCGAGGTGGGGCTAG